The following nucleotide sequence is from Pseudomonas sp. S09G 359.
GCCGAACTTGCCCGCACGTACATCCGCCTGCAATTGTTGCTGGCTGTTCTGGTCAAGCGGTACGGGCCAGTTCAACGCGCCACCCAGGTTGCCATCCGGTGGTGCGTTGGAGGCCGGAGTCGACAGGGATTTTGCGAGGTTCAACACCTCTTCGCGAGTGGTGGGGATATCCCAGCCATGATCCTCCAGCAGTTGCTGAAGGCTTGCGTGGGTTTTGACAGGATAGGTACTGTCGGAGGCCAGGTTGACCCTCTTGGTCTTGAGTTGATCCTCAATGGACCCTGCGTCTGCGTTGGCGGCCAAGTGTTGCAGTTCTACAACGATTTGTTGCCGGTTGACCAGGTCGCCCAAATGCGATTTCTGGTCTTGAAGGGCGCTCTCGCTGCGCGATGCGATCAAACTTGTATCAGTGGTCGGGTCGAGAGCGGTAAACGTCTTGGTTTCGGCGAGTTCCTCAGCACGTTTGCGCATTGCCGGTTCCGTCAGGCCCAACCTCTCTTTATAAAAACGCCCCACCAGCTCATATGGAACAGGCTCAGCGATATCGCTTACCGGCGGCGCGAATGTCGTGTCGAGGTGTCCTGCAGCGAGCACCCGTGCGGCCTGGAGGATAGGCCCGCTGATCGCGCGCCAGTGCGGATCGTCTTGCCCGAGGGTATGGATCGTTTGTTTTGCATCCAGCGAGCGTTGAAGCGAAAACGAGATTTGACCCGTTTCCGGGTTGAGTCTGATCGACCCAACGGCGATGCCTTTGTCTTGAATCCACTGCTTAACGTCGGGTGACTGGAAAGCGCCGTGCAACTGGGCCCACCACTGGCCGAATGTGGAGTGGGGAGGGATGGGATGGATCTTGGCATCCGGCCGGTGATCGGCAGTGCTTAACAGCGCATTTCGATACTCGCGTGTCAGCTCGCGATCACCCTCGATGCGCGAGCCCGCTGGTGGCGCTGGGGCGTAGGAAGCCTCACGCTCTTGTGGGGGCGTGGCGGGCATGCTCTGTGGGAGCGAAAACTGCGGTTTTGTAGGGGGCTGACTGGAAACAGTGTTCATAGTACTTGCCAATGGAAGGGTTCGGCGGGGCTCCTGCTCTGAAGTGCCTCCGTGGCGCTGACCCTATGTCGCTCTGGCTCTTGAATTGGTTCCTTCACGGCGCAGTTCATTATCTGGCTGTTATCACGACAACGTCTTACGCAAGTCGCAGCAGGTTTCCTATCGGCGCATGAACAAACTTGAACTTCACCCCAGCCCGATTCTTCTAAGGTATCTCAGCCCAGCAGGGAGCACGGATGTGCCCAGAATCATTTCACCCGACACCCCGGAAGCGAACCTGACCGATCACAGCGAACACAACGCGAAAATCTTCGGCTCGCCCAAGGACCGCCTGGATTTTTACCGGCGCGAAATCCAATACGAAACCACCATCCTGGCCAACCGCACCGACGCCTACCTCACGGCGCAGTCATTCCTGGTGATCGCCTTCGTTTCCGGCATGGGCAACCTGAACCCGGAGTGGGGCAAGTTGTTCACCCTGATAGTGCCGGTGTTCCTGGCCTTGCTCGGTATTCTCAGCTCGTTGAACGCCTGGCCGGGTATTCGCGCCGCGTACGAAATCATCGACCATTGGCACTATAAGCAGAGCGAACTGCTGCGTAGCGAGCCGGTGATGGGCATGGCCTACGATGAATCGCCGTTGTTTGCCGAGATGGAGTCCTCCCACAAGGGCTATCGCAAGTCGCTGCTGTTCTCAATGCGCGCGCCCTGGTTGTTCATGGTGTTCTGGGTGCTGCTGGGCGCCTATGCGTTTTACATTCAGGTGGATAACCCCGGTTCTTAAGCAATTGGAACTTCACCCCCGAGCGCGCGACCTTACTTGAACGCAGGTTGCGTTTTCGAAAGAGGTGACCCATGAGCACAGATAAAGATCCCCAAGTCAGTGACCGTAACGACCCCGCCATCGATGGCGGCGAGCCGGCGCCCGGCACGGCGGCCGATGCGCCGAAAGACCCGAAGCCCGCCACCGACCCCAAGGCGCGCGAAAACGACTACAGTCCGGACTTCAAGCCCGAGCGCGAGCCCAAGCCTGAAACCGATGCCGATATCGACACCCAAGGCGGTTAGAGGAGACGGTCATGTCCAAAGAACTGGAAGAAGAACTCAACGATCCCGGCAATGAAGACCCAGGATCGTTGATGGACGATGCAACAGTGCCACTCAATGATCTGGATGAGGCGGCGGATGTAGGCAATACCGAGGATCAGGACTGAATATTCACCTTGGCACGTCGTTCATACCACACCAGCATCGGCTGGGTACTGAGGCCATGAACGACGATGCTCAAGGCGATCACCGAAAGCGTCAGGTTCACCGCCACTGCGCTGCTGGTGCCAATCAGCCCATGGTTGAGCGCGTAGAACAGGTAGTAGATGCTGCCGATCCCACGAATCCCGAACCAACTGATCAGCCCGCGCTGCTGACGATCGATCAGGCGTCCCCAAGGCATGGCAAACACGCTGAGTGGGCGGATCACCCAGAACAGCAACGCCGCCACCGGCAGCGCGCGCCAATCCCAGTGGCTGGCCAGCACCACCCCCAGCACCGTTACCAGAAACACTTCCATTGAGCGCTCCACCAGGCTGCCGAACGAGAGCATGTCGCCCATCATCACGCCCGCGGCGATCTGGGTGTCTTGAAGTTCGCTCACATCGCCCTGCAGGGCGTGCTCCGGCTCGACTTCCAGGTGGCCCACCACCGGCAGTGCCAGGTGCTCTGCGGGGGTCTGTGAATTGCCGGTGGACCGGAACTCCGCCTGGCGCAGGCCGAGCCCGGCGGCGAACACCGACAGAAAGCCATAGCCGCCAACAGCCTCGGCAGCCACGTAGGCGAGGGCGATCAGGGCAAGCGTCAGGTAGTCGTTCGGTGACAGGGTGCTGTCACTGTTGGTGATGCGCAGCCACAGGGTCATGCGGCCGATGCCCCGGCCCATCCAGTAACCTGTCAACAACCCGGCAGGCACCGCCCAGAGTAGATGCTTGAACACCCAGCCGCTGAACCAGTCACCGTCAAACCCGCCGTGCTGCATAAACAACAGCGCAAAAATCACAAAGGGAAACGCCGTGCCGTCGTTCAGGCCCGCTTCACCGGACAGGCCGAACCGCAGCGCGTCATAGTCCTGGGCGTTGTTGACCTGAACCAGCCCGGCCAGCACCGGGTCGGTCGGCGCCAGAATGGCACCGACCAATAGCGACACGCCCCAGGACAACTCGAACAGGTAATGCAGCACGCCGCAGATACCGAGGATGGTCAGCAGCATGACTGGTCCCGCCATGCCGAACGCAATGCGCCAAGTGCGGTGCTTGAGGGGCAGACGCAGCTTGAGCCCACTGACGAACAGCGAAAACAGCACCGCCACTTCGGTGAGGTGCTCCATCCAGCGCGCGGAGCCTTTGATATCCAGATGCAACAGGTCCACGCCCAACGGGCCTATGCCGATGCCCAGCAACAGGCACACCGCCGAGGTGGTTACCGGCATCCAGCGCAGGTAGGAGGAGGTGAGGGCGAGGGTCAGCAACACTGCACCCAGTACGGCCAACCATAGGATAAATGTCATCGAACGTGCCCCGGGCCGTGGTCTATCGACGTTGGAGGACCACGGCCGGGCACAGGTTCAATCACAACTTACTCATTCCCGGTGGCGAGCGGGCTTGTCCGCGTTGGGCTGCGTAGCGGCCCCAAAAAAAGCGGGAGCGCTGCGCACTCCAACGCGGGCAAGCCCGCTCGCCACACTAGCCCGCTCGCCACAACAGTTCATCTGCCGGCATCGAGTTGTCACGGCCCGACTAAACCGCTTTTTTCCAGCAGCAACCGCTCAAGCTCGGCCATCGGCAATGGCCGGCTGAACAGGTAGCCCTGGATCTGGTCGCAGCCGGCCGTTTTCAGGAACGCCAGCTGCGCCTGGGTTTCGACGCCCTCGGCGACCACGCGCAGGTCCAGGCTATGGGCCAGTTCGATGATGGTGCGGGTGATCGCTGCGTCCTGCGGGTTGCTGGTGACTTCGCGGATAAACGCGATATCGATCTTCAGCGTGTCGATGGGAAAGCGCCGCAAGTACGCCAGGCTGGAATAGCCGGTGCCGAAATCGTCGATGGAGATTTTCACGCCCATGGCACGCAAGCGTTGCAGACCGGTGATGGTGTGCTCGGTGTTTTCCATCAGTGAGCTT
It contains:
- a CDS encoding sodium:proton antiporter — translated: MTFILWLAVLGAVLLTLALTSSYLRWMPVTTSAVCLLLGIGIGPLGVDLLHLDIKGSARWMEHLTEVAVLFSLFVSGLKLRLPLKHRTWRIAFGMAGPVMLLTILGICGVLHYLFELSWGVSLLVGAILAPTDPVLAGLVQVNNAQDYDALRFGLSGEAGLNDGTAFPFVIFALLFMQHGGFDGDWFSGWVFKHLLWAVPAGLLTGYWMGRGIGRMTLWLRITNSDSTLSPNDYLTLALIALAYVAAEAVGGYGFLSVFAAGLGLRQAEFRSTGNSQTPAEHLALPVVGHLEVEPEHALQGDVSELQDTQIAAGVMMGDMLSFGSLVERSMEVFLVTVLGVVLASHWDWRALPVAALLFWVIRPLSVFAMPWGRLIDRQQRGLISWFGIRGIGSIYYLFYALNHGLIGTSSAVAVNLTLSVIALSIVVHGLSTQPMLVWYERRAKVNIQS